The Malus sylvestris chromosome 3, drMalSylv7.2, whole genome shotgun sequence genomic sequence GGCTTGGTGCTCGTAAATATGTGGAGAAACTTGAGTCAACTATGATTGACTTGGCATCTCTGTATGGCGTGAAAGCTTGTCCTGGAAATAAATGTGAAACGGGGGTTTGGGTTGGAGATAGAAAAATCGGAGCAATTGGTGTACGGATTTCATATGGAATCACCTCTCATGGGTTGGCATTCAACATTGATCCAGATTTGAACTATTTCAAGCATATTGTGCCTTGTGGCATTGCAAATAAAGACGTTACATCATTGAGAAGGGAGACAGACCTAGCGCTTCCTACTGAAGAAGTAGTTCAGGACCAGttgatttcttgttttgcaAGACAATTTGGTTATAGTGATCTTGTATGGAAGGATGCTACTTCAGCATTGTCAGAGAGCGGGGAAACTGAATGAGATTCTACAATTGTATGCCAAAAACGAATAAACGATGTAAGTTTTATACTCTTCCATTCATTTGTTTGTTACAACAATTGATTTGAAAATTGCTGGATTTGTACATCTTGTATTATAAGTAATGTGGAGAACTAAGCTCAAGTGATGAGGAAGGGTGGGAAAATGGGCACATCAAATGTATCCGAAAAAATGTATTGCGAAATTAATCTGTTCAATAATTTCCGTTCTTGCTTCCTTTTTTTGTCATCTTTAGCTGGTAAATTGCTCCTAATACAGGATAGTAGCTTGTGGTGAATCTATGGTGTTGAAAACTCCTTTCAGCCTCTACACAAATCCTAACTTGTTTGATGAGAAAACCATGCCCTTCCAATTTGCATGTTTTACTTCTTCTGTGCTAGGATATTTTGCACTAGTAGTCCCCGACTGCCCATAGTTTCCATCCCTATGGTTTTTTCCTTGCATTTTTTCGTCCTTATAGTTTCATTCCTGTCAAAATGTGGCAAAATTTCTTCCAAGTTGCATCTTCAAATTAGAAAATGTTGACCAAATGGAAGGAAAACTCTAACTTAGTTGACGGATTGGAATAAAGCAAAAACATAACGAAATTACGGGGACGGAAATGCAAGAAACAAACTTCATGATGATAATCCTACAGACAGAGATCTTCTCCCGATCTCACTGTCCAGAGCTGAAGGATTAGGTGATCTTGACCACTCAAATTGAATCCAATGGCCCCTATTAACTCATTATGCTGGCCCACCTCACACAAACCTACGACTCCGATCTCTCTTTCACACAAATCGAAGACTCAAATTCTCTAGTCCTAAAGCTTCGGACATCAAAATCCGGAGAGCATCCAAATTCATATCATAGTCCAGTTGACAGACCACATGCTGTTTTTTTTACCTCTCCATTAAGATTCTTTAATCCACGTGTACTTCTGAATCAATCAAGCAAATGGAAATCTtccaaagaaaaaaacttgACCAGATTTATTCAGCATACAACTCTCAGCAGTTTCATTGACCAGATGTTACTCAAATAACTacaatttccttcttcaacctCCTTCACTAATTGGTCTTCTGTCTATACCACGTGATACGGGCCAATGACATGGCTGATATGTCTTATTTTTAGggtatattattaaaaaaataaatacattttTATAGTTTGAGTAGTTTAATAATACTACCTGACAGTGTTCTGATACATCAAAACATCTCTAGATACGGAAGAAGaagttaattataaaaatttgatgaaaacatgATCAATAATAGGAGTCTTAGGAGTCGAAATCATCTCTGGATTTCTGTGTCCGGAGTCCAAGAACTCAGAGATCTGGATAgttaaagagagagaaagagagatccGAACACTTGGTTTATGTGAGGTGTGCTAACGGAATGGACCAATGAGGATCGAGTGATTTAAAATGAGTGGTTTGAATTTTCAAGTTTGTCGGCTTTGGACTCAAGGATCCGAAGAAGATCTCAATTCCAATAATAGCACAAAACTATTATAAATAAGGTGTagattataaatttatattgatCCCAAATGGGACTAATTATATTTCAGTGTAAGACTAATCCAAATCacatactttaataaaaataaataaatcatggCTATATTAGAAAATGTATGAGTCAGCTTGATGGAGTGATGGGGCTTGGGCAAGTTGATAAtggtactaaaaataaattgctTTCTTACTGCTAAAATCCATGTTCTCTTTTCAACCCATTTCTGAAACCAAGAAAAAACATGTGGCTTCCAAGGGGAAAGAACAAAGCTTAATATAATGCAAGGCTAAGAAAACGAGGACTTTCTTACCAGAGTACGTACTTAAGCGGTTAAGAGTACTTCGCTTCTACACAGACTACACTTGAGATGTTGTGTTTGGAATTTTGAATCTGCCATTCTAAGTAGTGATTGCATCAAGAAATATCTTAAGAGAATTGTGTGGGATAAAATGAGTGTGGGGATAGCACTATCATTTCTATATAAATGGACAGCTAGGTTCAATTGTTTTGGTTGAAACCATCGTATATGACAATCTACGTGATTCTGTATTTCTTGAGAAAGGAGCTTAGCTTAGCATATGTGAAAACTAAGTACTAATTTGAACGGATTCTTTAGTGTGACTGTAACACAGGGCAGtacaccacatgtcattatacaattaGAAGAATATTTTTATTTCAAGTGTTCCTCCAATTATATAATGATATATAATATACCGCCTCATATTTCAaccacactaaaaaatctctcactaATTTGGAAGGATATAAATAAtagatgaagaaaaagaagatcgGGAAACGTAAAAGTTGGAGGAACAGAAGAGAAGATGACAGTTCGGTGGAAGATTATGTTTGTTTCACGTTTGGAAAGCAAGATTACACAGCCATGTTTAGCTGTATGTTTGTAATTGTACTACTACTTAATATACTATATTAGGGTTCGATTTGGTCTCATGTGACTCATCACATGAACAAAATATATTCAAGTTCTGCAGATAAGTCATTGAAACTGACACAACTCACTCAGACTCACATGATCAGCTGCTTCCTAGTTCTCACCTGCTGCACGAAATATCTCAAAAGGCCATGTTACTAAGACTTAAGAGATACTGTGGGGTTTTCTATTAGCAATATTATAGTGTTGGTCACAGACGATATGATCATCGTGCGTTTTAACTTTTTCATATATTAGTGTTGAGATTGCTCGAAAGTTATCTTACATTGTTGATTGTGAGTCATGTTAGTAAGACTGAGAGATACTGTTGGGTTGTCTACTAGCAATAGTATAGTTTTGGTCACATACGATGCGATCATCGTGCGTTTTAGCTTTTTCATATGTTAATGTTGTGATTTCTTGAAAGTTAACTTACATTGTTGATTGTGGGCGATGTTAGTAAGACTTGAGAGATACTATGTACTAGCATAGCATAGTTTTGGTCACAGACGATATGATCATAGTGCGTTTTAACATTTTCTTATGTTAGTGTTGAGATTTCTAGAATGCTATCTTACATGGTTGATTGTGCGAACTTGACGATTGGTACTGTAACTTTACGTTTTATTTAACTGCAACAGCGACGGTCTTGTGGCTCTCAAGTGGCTAAAAGTGTTGGTTCTTATAAGTTGTATTGAGgttttgtaacatcccacatcgctcaggggaatgattcttaaatgtatatttccatccctatctagcatgaggctttttgagagctcactggcttcgggttccgtaggaactccaaagttaagtgagaagGAGGCTAGAGCACTCACATGAttggtgacccactgagaagttgttcgtgagttcccaaaaataaaaccgtgagggcgtagtcggggcccaaagcggacaatatcgtgctatgacgGTGGAGCGGGCCCAAGAAGTGGTTCGCCCCGGACGAGGATGTGACAGgttttgtgttcggatcttctCTATATAACATTTCTTatatcaacaaaagaaaaacaaatctcaTCTAATGTTGTTAATGTATTGACTTTCAAGACGGATTCGATTGCCGGAGTTTATGCATTTAGGGAAGATAAAAAGTGGTTCGAAGTGTTCAAACCGGCCAAATCGGAAACCAAACTAGTCCATGTGAACCACATCCTAACAATGTTGGTTATGGTAGTGTATCTGCCATTTGTATTAAAGTTCGAAAAACCTTATCATAAGTTAGGGTAGATTAGAATATTTCTGCCTTTAGAGAAgagattaaaaagaaaaatatttggcCACCAAATAGGATCATGGCAGAGAATGTTACTTGAGTTTAGATTGTCTTGTAAAAattcttgaaacctttttctcATCCTACAATGTTATGTAATAATTTGAACCGTCAATTTTTATGTTATCTTTAAAAAATAATCTTTCTAAAAGGattaattaaatatgaagtTCTTTAGTCATCTAACAAATGCGACTAAACATTTATCTAATAAACAAACTATATTTCTCatttaaaccctaaaatttcCACAATGGTAATCAAAAGTTTCAATCATTTTTAATgtagttgattttttttcaaaattgattcTTTAAGACTGAGAGAAATTAAAGGCTCATATAAGAATGCTTTTAAgagttggtttggtattgctgtgctttgaaaaaaaactgcttctgctgtgctatgagaataagcgactatgaaataaagctgtagagtgtttggtaaatttttttgtaaaaatgcttttgaaaaaaaaagcagtattataatgtttggtaaacttttatataaaacagatgtgaaaaaagccGATTTTTCAAAGCTAGGTTTTgtagcttcttgtttttggctttttctcacccaaaactttgaaaaaaagctgaagttgaatgtttaccaaacacaaaaaagctcccaACTTTTTTTGATACCAGCTTTTTTtagaatcacctcagtaccaaatcaAGCCTAAATGACTGAAAATGATTTTAGAGAACGTATTTTTTGGTTTCAAAACACTTCAAGTGTTCTTTTTAGAGttcacttgtatttttattaaggATGAGTTCAAAAAATATCTTCATCAACAACGATTCAgccattttaaaaatacttaaaaaagaGCCATAAATTTTCCGACTTCAAACAACATTacaaattaagaaagaaaattaaagtGGTAAAACGAGAAAAcgagaaaaatacaaaatttctGTCCCGTTTTTATGTTACATTCAATCTTTAAAACAAATTACCAGTAACATGCACCGCCATTTTTGGGCTTCGTGATATGTATAAGCTCTCTAGACTCTGTTCCTTCCATCTCCCTTGTATTTCTCTCCATCACACCATGAAAACCACTCACACAGTCCTACTCGCCATCTTCTCCTTCGTTCTTCTGCACACTGTCACATCTTCTTCCCCGCTGCAAACCCACCAGGAGCTGCTGCAGCTGCAAGTTCATCCCAGACACAGAAACCAACCAAGAAGATTACTGCTTGCTTCTGCAGTTGCTTCCTTCTCTGCAAATCCAAAGAATCCCAGCAGCAGCAAAGCAATGGAAGATCCCAAGAAATATGTGGAGGCTAGCTTAAGGAAGTCTCCACCCAGCAAATCGAATCCGACCCAGAATCGGTAAACTGGTCGATATTCGTGTAGGGATCCCAAAATAGAAAGAGAATGAAATTCCAcaatttttgcagatttttctcaattttttaactGTTGTAGAGGTAGAAAGTCCAGATCTTTATTCAATGTTTTTGTATGTTCTTCTCTATtcgtttattttgttatttttgtgctaatttttttgggtttttagagTTAGATTTAGGAGGAGATGGGAAGAAATTGTATGTACTGAAGAACCCTGTAAGGATTTGTTAGAAAGATTATTGATTTGTTCGAATTTTTGCAATTGCCAAAATGGAAGTTTTCGCATTTCAATCCTTTTGCTACTGTTTTATATAGCCCATGTATGCAATTGATCTAACTttattttacttcttgctgttgCGAGTTCTCGAAATGTATCTATTTGCCATTTTCTGTGTCCGAGGGCAAATATGAGTTCTTTGTGTCTTTAGAGACGCTTAATGCAGTGAGTTTGTTATTATCTTCCTTGAAATCATGGTTATCTCCAAGAAAAGAAATTCTGTATGTTCACGTTTATTGATTGGATCGGTTACTAGCACAAGTGCCTCCTGCTGAATTTGTGTTTTGGAACTTTAGAGTAAAGGTTCAGGTATATGACTTGTATTTTGTGAAATGATAAGGTACATGGAAAACTGCTACACACTGGTTGCTATTGCTGTGTTATTTTTGTTGCATTCGTTGATGTTTTACAAAATTCATACAGGTATGATAATGGATCCTTTAAACCACTGGTAGAGTCAGATTGAATGACCAACAGTGGTTAGCATTTGTAACTCAATGATTGTCCCGTTGCTTTCCTTATATTTTATGCAGGGTTGAAGGTCGAATTTGGAGTTTCGAGTTATTGTGCAACTGACTTACAAACATGGTAAATATTTTAACTAGTTTCTTAACCTATGAAATCTTTAATGTTCTGCAAGTTCAGTCCTTGAGCACCCGTGCTTCattcggtctggaaaatgtctCGATAGGCCATTAGCTCTATGAATTCACATGGTATTTCTTTTAGCAGCCTGCTATTGTAGTTCAACTATTGAGGTACTATTGCTGGTAAGTCCAAGACATGTTCTTTTAAATAGCATTGAAGAATTTTCAGAATTAAAtctctttctttaattaattattaactcAGTTTTTCacagaaaataaattattgtaTGGTTACAGATTTAGTGAATACATTTGTCACAGATTACATAATTTTAAGCACATATTATTGGTTGTATCTCAAAATTTTGATGTCAAACAAAGATCTTTCGTTCTAATATGAGGCCGGGAAGTGTggttttaatttagttttaacaaataatgatatttttcatgttcttaCCTTTCTCGTTAATCTGCTTGTTCATTTGTAGTATACTTTGTTTATTGCTGAGTTATTGCTGTCACCAATTTTAAGATTAATGCTGTACTTGTTAGTGTGTTAATTATTTacgaaatttgaaaatgttacACCAGGTCCCAAACTCTTTAACAATGAAAAGGGTTCTCTGAGTAATACAATGATAATGTGAGAAACACCGTCTAATCTGGTCACCTCAAGTACACGGCGTCTATATGAAGCATTTAACAAGCTGGAAATAAAGATAGTTCTACACGTGTAGTAAATGCGTTTGAGTGATGTACACGTAGTGAATGAACAAGAAAATCCGCCGGTTACATTGATTTTCACCAACTCTTCCTGAGGATTATATACCCTTAAGAAACAAATTTCCTCGTAGTATTCGTCCTGTAGGATTCCTCTGCAAACTTCACAGTCTTAGctccttttccttctccttAGAAATTCCCTACATAAAGATGAGAATTCGAAATAGCCGGTCAAATTTTTCGCAGATGACTCCACCTGAGACCACACCCGGGGCTGCTCATCTTCGTTCACCAGAAGGTTCAGATGATCGCTTTTTAGTTGAAGAAGAGAATCGGCGCATTGGATGGTCCTGCCATACAAAAAAACAATTTCCTGCTCAAGTTTCAAGTGAAGATCAATTGCATGATGAATTGGAAGCAGCAAGCAGTACAGAAATTAGGCCCTTGAACTGTGTTGATAAGGGGAAAGATGTGAAACATTGCATGCAAATGGATACAAATCCGGTAATTAGTCTTTTActcaaaatttcatttttcactTTAGGAATTTGCGATTTGTTGAATTTGCCCACGATCAATTTTGTTATTGTTTAATTTAGCGTGTTCTTGTCCAAGGTTCATCGCATCTGAAAAGTTTGGGCAACTAGTCAAGATTTACTTAATGTTTTAGAAGGTATGATTTTAATGTTATTTCATATTTAGGCCTCAGAGGGGCAGAGCGAAGGAGAAGCAGAAAAGGGGAAACAATTTACTGCATGTGCTGGTTCTCAGGGGTAACTTATTTCTTGTCCTTTCTCATCTCTCGAACCTGCCGAAATGTTTAATTGCCATTTATCTATTCTAATTTTGAAATATAGATACTTATCTAATCTGCAATtttgagatatgtgatgaatacATAGTTACATACACATCCCTATCCGCGTTCTCTTGTGATAGGACAGAATTTCCAGATCTGTTTATTTGTAATTTAAATAGTCATAAATTGATAGTGAAAGTAAAATTTTCCATTCACTTACTGATTTCTACAAAGAAGTTCAATCTGAGATCTATAAAATTGAAATAACTGTCTTTTTGCTGCAGGGGTGGAGAAAACGTAACTTCTCCAGTTACAGCTGGGATCGCTCGTCCTTGTTCTTTTTCGCATCTAGGTAAACTACTTCTATTAAATTAGATTCCTCATGGAGACCAAGTCTTGAGGGTAACTTTTCAGTGAATTTCTTGTTGGTTTAAGAGATTTGATGGTCATAATGGTCACAATTAGTTCTTATGATTGGGTTGAAAGGAATCCGAGTACTAGGGGTTCATTGTGGAGTAAATGAGTACATGTCTTATAAAGAGTCATATGATGCTATTATAGGGGAAATGTAATGATAGCTAAAGCCATCATGTGTGTGTAATTGCTAAGTGAACATCAGTCAGCATGTGATGTATTTCAGCTCAATTGTTCTAGTTGCATTTATAGATTATATAAGTATCAATCGAAGTACATTATGGCCTTTAGAGGTGACATGTGCAAGGCACTAACATAAAAGTGTCTTAGACTGAAGCTGCATGTCGTTACATGTCTTTTTCGCTCTAAGATTTTCTTGTTTCATTGGCAACTACGTGGAAAATTTGTTGTTctaactttttattttgattggtGTTCtgaattaggtcagaaacttccGTTTAAGAAAAGAAGACCTTATAGTCACACAGAGACTGAAGTAGAGATGGAAAGAGAGAAAGTAGAAGATGTCTATCTAGAGGAAAAAGTGGAAGATGCGGTAAtggaagcaaaagaaaaatgcatgccagtagaaattgaaaaagaaaatcattttGCAGAAGTTAAAGAAGATGAGCCAGTTAAAGCGGAAGCTGAAGATGCAGTAGCTGATAAGAAAGAGGAATCACTGGAGGAGGGCGAGATACGAGAAGAAACTGCGGAGGAGACAGAAAAAATAAGTGAGCTTGAGCTGGTCAATGAAGGGTTGTATGTACCTCATCTGACCATTGATGAGAACCAGCAGGACATCAAAAATGAAGAACTTAATCTAGAAGAGACAGCAGGTGAACCAAATGAGAAGCcaagaaggggaaggaaaacGCCTAGATCTAGTGCTAGCACTAGCAGTGATGAGCCTCATCAGTAAGTATCCCTGTATGAATACAAAATACCCCTATTTATGCTTTCAAGTATGAAAAATGGTATGACTTTCACTGCTATGGATGTTCTGTTTTTACCTTGATGTTTCACAGAACTAATGTTCTTGAACTTTGCTTTGATGGAATTGTATGTATGTATAGAATCACTACATAAAGTTCTTCCAATCCTTTAATATTCGAAAAATGAaggttttttcattttttctttttctttcttggcCAGAGAGAAAAGAGTCTGAAAAAGCACATATATATTATCATTTACGGTTTTATGTACTGTAATTCATTTAGTTAAGGACagtgttgttttttttattctacTGAGACAGTGAATTTTGAAAGTCAAAGGCAACTGTATATATTCATGAGATGTTCAATTGCTCCTTCATCTCCATCCATTTAATTATATTTCTTCATGATACTCGCACGCTTTATGTGTGATGAGCATGTTTGTGTATGGTTTCCTAGTGGGTTTGGAGAAAATTAACAAATCTGACTATGAAGTATGAACACACAGGGGAAGGCAGAAGCTAAAGAGAGGAAGTCCAAAGAGGATGCAAGATCCAGCTGAGGAAAATCAAGGGTTTCTTCACATCCCTCCCTCCCCCTatattctctccctctctctctctctctctctctcacgtgtgtgtgtgtgtgtgtgtttggacATGGATTTGTGAGATGGACATGTGTTTTGGATACATTTTTATGTGTTGTGTGCATGCATATATCCTCTACCTGCGGACATAATCAACAACAATACTTTCACTATGAAGGTGTGTAGAGAAGCGGAAGCCATTAAGAGGTCGCCCCAACAGGGGTAAAGAggaatcatctctttcaaacaATAGGTACCCAAGAAGAGGTCGCTCCCAGAGGGACACAGAGGAGTCCTTTCCTTCAAACAATAGGAAGCCAAGAAGGGGTCGCCCCAAGAGGAGCACAGAGGAATCACCTCATTCAAACAATACGTACCCAAGAAGAGGTCGCTCCAAGAGGGACACAGAGGAGTCCTTTCCTTCAAACAGTAGGAAGCCAAGAAGGGGTCGCCCCAAGAGGAGTGCAGAGGAATCACCTCATTCAAACAGTGGGTACTCTCTAGATACAGGGGAGTCATCTCCTTCAAACAATAGGAAGCCAAGAAGGGGTCGCCCCAAGAGGAGCACAGGGAAATCACCTCATTCAAACAATAGGtactctttctccctctctctctctctctctctctctctccctctctctctctctctgggttAGAAATCTGTAactaaatattttataaaacaGGAATGCCGAAATGCCAAAGCCTAAGAGGGGAAGGCCAAAGAGGGTGAAGGAGTAACCAGCCAGCCAGTTAATGTAAAAACATAGTGACTCCTTCGAAATGTCTTATATCATTGTAAGACTTTGGTAGAGTTTCTCTATGTGTAATAAATAAGTCTGTAGTTTGCAAGTACATTTATTTGCCTTAGTCTTTTAGGATTTATGTTTGATGATCTATAACAGAAAAGACCCAAGTGAAAGCTGAAAACTTTGTGTAGTGCCTATTACCAATGTGTCAATGCAATATGCTATTTTTAATTATCTTGCTACCCCTATTATAAAAGTAACAGATATCATTGGTGGGAATTTATTGCATCACCTTCAGTTTCATCTTTGTTGTAGTTGACTGACTTTATGCCTAACACATTTTTCAGTTTCATTTGTATCCTGGTTACCTATGATACATGGTAGGCATTAGatcaaaaaaatgtttttgagtaTATCAGGATATTCATAtaacaaataaattgaaaattgcTATATTATTTATATCCTGAATATATTCAAGAACAttttttttcccagaaaattacCGTCGAGTGAATTATTTATGCATCTACATTTTTTCCAGCAAAAGCATTAGTAATTGACAATTTGACAGGTCTTCTTTGTGTAAGCAATCTCATGTTTATCTGTATGGCCAATTTAGGCATCAAAATTGTTTAGTTTTGGTGCATTAAACTCTTCTATGACTTGTCCTATGTCTTCTGTGTAGAAATTTTCATCGAAACAGCCTGATTTTCTTACAGGGAAGCTTACGTGCTATCCTTATTAGGTTACCTAATATGTAGAATTGCCATTTCATATGAAATTTATGACTTATATCTGCTAGGATTTTCTTCTATGTCTTCAATGGAAATTAGATATATCAAAATTTAATGACATCTAGTCTCACATTTAACTTTTACTCTTTTACACTTTACGGGTTGAGAGGCACCGTGTAGCCTAGTAAGGTGAGAGGTTGTGTCAGGCCATCCACCAGGTGTAAGCCATGTAGAAATTTTAGCTTAAAATGCAGTTTACTGAGTATAAATTTCTGTTTCTTTCTGTCTTTATGTGAGTTTCTAGGTCTTTCCCTTGTGCTCATCTCTTGCTAGACATTGATTTTTCCTTCAGATTCACTAGTTGAAACAACAATCTTTTAGGAATTGCGTTGTATACAACGAGATCACATTGCCTCAGgtgtattttctttgtttttatcatattttttcTTTGGTACTCTTGGATAATTTGAAAATGAGAATCAGGGGCAGACGGATTGTCAaaactcctcctcctcctcctccaactAGCTCAGTTGGTTCATCAGAAGATCCCCCAGCACAGCAAGATGAGCAAGAGGTATTATCGTTGCCCTTCAATGGTGCTATTTTTATGTCCTACCAAAGAAATCTGCATGATCAATCAATTAAAGAGGTAAAGAGGGGTTCAGATGTGCGAATCTGTTGCGATTTTAAATTCAGATGTGCAAATCTGTTAagattttaagttgtttttatgTTAATTGAATAAACCAACCATCAATTCACAGGTAAAGAAGGATTCAGGATGTGAAAATCCGTTGCaattttaagttagttttatgttaattgaataaatcaaacattgaatcacagGTAAAGAGGGATTCAGGATGTGAAAATCCGTTGcgattttaagttatttttatgttaattgaataaatcaaacatcGAATCACAAGTAAAGAGGGATTCAGGATGTGCAAATCCATTTCGATGTTATGTTATTTATCATTCTTGGGAATCTCAGATCTAGGTATGACTCTTAATCAAAGTCCTCTCAGTTTGTCGTTATCATGATACAAATTCTGCTCCACAATCTCAGATCGTGGTATCCTTGCCTACATCTTCAGATCTAGGCAACACCAGTAGCCTCATCAGTTTGTTGTTATCATGCACTAATTCTGTTCATTCTTTTTTATAGGACACTGCAGGAGGTTTAACTGAAGATGCTTATAAGGAGATCTCCGATTCCTATGTTACTCcaaggtaaattattttcttaatgtAAT encodes the following:
- the LOC126616095 gene encoding uncharacterized protein LOC126616095 isoform X1, which gives rise to MIRYMENCYTLVAIAVLFLLHSLMFYKIHTGLKVEFGVSSYCATDLQTCRSNFSQMTPPETTPGAAHLRSPEGSDDRFLVEEENRRIGWSCHTKKQFPAQVSSEDQLHDELEAASSTEIRPLNCVDKGKDVKHCMQMDTNPASEGQSEGEAEKGKQFTACAGSQGGGENVTSPVTAGIARPCSFSHLGQKLPFKKRRPYSHTETEVEMEREKVEDVYLEEKVEDAVMEAKEKCMPVEIEKENHFAEVKEDEPVKAEAEDAVADKKEESLEEGEIREETAEETEKISELELVNEGLYVPHLTIDENQQDIKNEELNLEETAGEPNEKPRRGRKTPRSSASTSSDEPHQGRQKLKRGSPKRMQDPAEENQGCVEKRKPLRGRPNRGKEESSLSNNRYPRRGRSQRDTEESFPSNNRKPRRGRPKRSTEESPHSNNTYPRRGRSKRDTEESFPSNSRKPRRGRPKRSAEESPHSNSGYSLDTGESSPSNNRKPRRGRPKRSTGKSPHSNNRNAEMPKPKRGRPKRVKE
- the LOC126616095 gene encoding uncharacterized protein LOC126616095 isoform X2, whose product is MMTPPETTPGAAHLRSPEGSDDRFLVEEENRRIGWSCHTKKQFPAQVSSEDQLHDELEAASSTEIRPLNCVDKGKDVKHCMQMDTNPASEGQSEGEAEKGKQFTACAGSQGGGENVTSPVTAGIARPCSFSHLGQKLPFKKRRPYSHTETEVEMEREKVEDVYLEEKVEDAVMEAKEKCMPVEIEKENHFAEVKEDEPVKAEAEDAVADKKEESLEEGEIREETAEETEKISELELVNEGLYVPHLTIDENQQDIKNEELNLEETAGEPNEKPRRGRKTPRSSASTSSDEPHQGRQKLKRGSPKRMQDPAEENQGCVEKRKPLRGRPNRGKEESSLSNNRYPRRGRSQRDTEESFPSNNRKPRRGRPKRSTEESPHSNNTYPRRGRSKRDTEESFPSNSRKPRRGRPKRSAEESPHSNSGYSLDTGESSPSNNRKPRRGRPKRSTGKSPHSNNRNAEMPKPKRGRPKRVKE
- the LOC126616103 gene encoding octanoyltransferase LIP2, mitochondrial; its protein translation is MRVPRSLEVLRMGSMSYLEALKLQEKLVADRKIHKIPDTLVSLQHPPTYTLGKRRTDHNLLIPETELKRIGAELHYTQRGGDITYHGPHQAILYPIIALRDMGLGARKYVEKLESTMIDLASLYGVKACPGNKCETGVWVGDRKIGAIGVRISYGITSHGLAFNIDPDLNYFKHIVPCGIANKDVTSLRRETDLALPTEEVVQDQLISCFARQFGYSDLVWKDATSALSESGETE